Part of the Etheostoma cragini isolate CJK2018 chromosome 8, CSU_Ecrag_1.0, whole genome shotgun sequence genome, CCCGAAGGTGTAAATGAAGACAGAATATCCCATGAAACCTTCGAAACAGAAGCGTAAGAGCAGCTTGTCAAATCGAAACAACATGACAGAAAATATTAACCAGCATTTTAAAGTTCACCATAccataaaagtacattttgtctcattttgttgTTACAGGATTCAGGGCCTGCAGAGATGCTCAGCAACATATGAACAACTGTGAACTTATGTTTTCTTCCAATCAGCTGATGTGgtatttaatacaaatacaatgcTATGTATTTAGAAGTTTTCATTGGGGCTGGGTCTTATGTTGTAAAATGACCgcattttatataattattgttattaaactTGTAATGTTGATATGGATTCTGATTGAGGTAGTTTCATTCGAATATTTGCCAGCTTTTTTGCactaaagttaacaaaaaaaatgagaaatttaTTCTAAAAACTGAAGGATCCTGTGCTTTTAAGAAATATCACAATGTCAAGGTGCAATATGTGATGAGAAACAACAGTTTATTAAGAGCTCTTAGAGAAGTATATGATAACAGAGTACAACAGGTATTATCCCATTATTTTAAACTAACAGTATTGgacagttatatatatatatatatatatatatatatatatatatatatatatatatatatatagaaagagagagagagagacatttttcaTACTGTAAATCTTTAAGACAATACTTTGGTTTACTCCTCAGTATGACCTTGCCTGAGACATGATTATGAATACAGTGTATAAAAAACAGTATACACTCTTGTGAATAAGTATATACATTTTCTcctacagtatactgtatagtaATAAATCCATCTTGCCATCTAACCCATAAATGTCAATCGAAAGTTGGAGTGGTTTTGGGTCTGTATCTTCTATTATataaaagccaaacaaaaagCTCAAGAGTTAAtcttttatttgtgcttttgtttgtatatttcaataaataaaaaaataaccttaCCAGGCTAAGATTTGAATGTATGACATGATCTTTGTCAGATGCTATCTGAATTTAAAATTtcaatgtaatgttaaaaatgttatcatcatcatcatcatcatcatccgtAGCATTGgtaatacatttacaatactACGATATAATCTAGTATAGTTTAATATAACGTAATTATAACAATCACAGCATTAGTATAATTAGTGATAGTATACGTTTATTTTTGCAGAACGCAACAttgtcttttaattatttatttatttattttaaacattgtgcAGCGTTAATGTATTGAATGTGCACCAGAGAAGGCGTGGTCAGTGAGTGACATGGCCGCCTCCTTATACGGAGCCTCGTCGCCTTATTCTCCTGCTACTTGTAGATTAAATTAGACTTTTATCACGCAAATTAGATTTCCTATTTCCTGGGACAGCATCCTGTGGAGCTCAGCATGGGCACCGTTCACGCCAGGGTAAGGAAAAGACCCGTGAACGTGTTAGCTAGGACTTTGACCTCTccgtgtttatgtgtgtatgctaCTGTTCAGTTGTACACGAAAAGGCCATACTGTATTCAACAAGGTCCAACATGGTCTGGGATAACACCGAACTCATACTTTCATAGTTAGTTTCTAACTTCACAATTACACGTAAATACTCTGCTTACTGTGTATTTAGATACAAAGTATTGACAGTATGGACAGATGGTTGTGGCTCCTCCACTCACTGTAGTCATGCAGTCAGAACGCTAGCCGACACCCGGCATTATGGTGTGCTGTGCATCTGAAGTCGTTTAGTcaatgacagaaaacaagccAGCAGCTATTTTACAATAACTGTTACTATTGAGTAGTCATAAACTTCATCCAAGCAAAAATATCAATTATtatctggttccagcttcttcaatgtgatgatttgctgattttctctgttttagatagtaaactgaatattttggtCTTATGGTCCAACAGTCAACAATACATCATCTTGGGATGTGGGAAACTGTGATAGGTGTTAGTGatacttttttacttaaaaaaaaaaaaagtgattcattcattaatctagaaaataatcaatgttagtaaaaaaaatattagttagttgcagcccaagTGTGTGTATAGTGGCGAATACTTAGACTTTCAACATGTATAATATGTGTGTGATTATAGAATTTAAACTCCTCTTCATGTCATTATCTCTCCCCTATTTATTTCATAGGTAAACCATGGTAAAACTCTGATTGTGATCATGTATATTTCCCTCATATTTTGTGTTGCAGAGCCTGGACCCTCTGCCCATGCAAGGTCCAGAGCTAGGAGTTCAACCTGACGATATTGAGGCTCCTGGGATTGAGCACGAACCAAAGCAAGAAGTTCTTGAAAACAAGGATgtaagatttgttttgtttcaagcAGTAATTaccagtctctctctctaggACATATTGCCATAACCCGAATTGCCAGGAAACTGCAGTATTGGTAGACATTTTATACAAGGAAGAAACCGTATCATATTTTGTTAatgattgttttctttcttcatgaaGTGAAGCGAAATGAAATGGGGGTGGCAATAGCTCAGTcaatagggagttgggttgggaaccggagggttgctgatGCAATCCCCGTATTGCCAAcgtgctcttgagcaagacactgaacccccaactgctcggggtgtTTTTCCATGGGCCTTTCCCCTTcactctgatatctctccattagtgcatgtataggtaatgaggcatgtgtgtaataacaacagagtatacattgtaatttccctttgtggtactaataaagtaaacattattattacattagaatatactgtgttttttttttttttccaaatattcaTAAAGTTAtctgtctcttctgtttttaaaggttgtaGTTCAACGAGTGCACATAGATGGGCTCGGAAGAACCAAGGAAGACCTGTTGTCTTATGAAATCGCAGAAGTTTTCCGGGCAAAGAACTTGATTGAAGTAGGTGCATGTTGATACAGCTGTACCAATCGATGCTTGTGAGTAGCCATTACTGACGTCAACACATGGTTCAATCTGTTGTGCAGGTGATGCGAAAGTCCCACGAAGCCCGACGGAAGCTGCTTCGTCTCGGTATTTTCAGAAAAGTTGAAGTTGTTATTGACACGTCACGAGGTACTTGTCTTATTATTGCGCATATGGactttcttaaaaaatgtacaaattctaatgatttgcattttctgtgttctgtttcactctttttaaccaaacatgAAATTATTgttgatattcttttttttgttttcctcctcaGGTGAGGATGCTCTTCCTAACGGCCTTGATGTGACATTTGAAGTCACCGAGCTGAGACGGATGACCGGCAGCTACAACACCATGGTTGGAAACAACGAAGGAAGCATGGTGAGTGCTTTCTGAAGAGGCCACCTCTTCTTTTGGATCCAACTATAGTGCCATACTACTGCACTGGCTTAAACACACTGGCTTAGCAATATCTACCTGTAAGGATAATGTCCAATGTTGACTTCAACTTTAGTTTGTAGCACTGATGAGATTTCATTGTGATTAAGTAATTTGACTCTGACCCAATTCTATATGTCTGTTTGCGTTttataatgcatttctttttttcagacagaTTGAGTTTTATTAGTTTGGTTGCCCCTAAATAGAAAACCTTATCTGCTTTAATTTCAGGTTCTAGGCCTGAAGTTACCCAATGTATTAGGTCGTGCAGAGAAAATGACCTTTCAGTTCTCCTACGGAACCAAAGAGACATCCTACGGCCTTTCCTTCTTCAAACCCCAACCAGGAAACTTTGAACGCAAGTAAGATATGAGCAGcttcataaaataaatctaatcaCTTTGATACTAGGTATACATGTGGGTCTTTTGCTAAAGGTTCTGCAGTTCAGTTTTGCAGGGTGGTTGAACATGGGCATTAAATTGATAAGATGACTCTCCGGATACTTAAGCTTTAGATCTGAGTCAGCAAGTAAATGCCTGATTGATATATGCAGTGGGTATATTTTGTAGTCACAAATTAATCTTAGCAGCAGGGTATTGacatctcttcttctctttttttcacttcaagCATCTCACTCAATGTGTACAAAGTAACAGGTCAGTTTCCATGGAGTTCACTGAGGGAGACGGATCGAGGCATCTCTGGAGAACTGAGCGTAAatacttgtttctttttatttgcctcttctgttgtttgttaaaaaaaaattttaaatgatCGTACCTCCATGTACATTGATGAatttaattaacacattaagGTTTTGTTCAACAAAATGAGCTGAAAAGAGTCATAATAGAAGGCATCAAAAAAAGAGACCAGTTCTGTCTGAAAGTCCAGCTCTACGCTGAGTTTTGTTCCTTAGAAACTAAAAGTTAAGACTTCCTTGAGATGTGACAGAGCCATGTTTTCCACAGGTTTTAAGGAGACAACAGTTGCCATGTTACAAACGATGTATGCTCATTTACTGCATGTGATCTGTACAAACAAAACTAATAAACTGGTGTCTAATTTCCAATTTACCACCCCCAGTTCCCTGTGTGGAACACCAACCAAACCCTGAAGTGGGAGGGAGTGTGGCGAGAGCTGGGCTGTTTGGCTCGCACTGCCTCATTTGCCGTCCGGGAGGAGAGTGGTCATTCCCTAAAGTCCTCACTTTCGGTATTTATCTCTTATTTACATTAAAGATTTTAGCATTAGCTTTAAAATAGCTGTTGAGTTTCATGTAATCTTCTGTCAGAGACTGAATGGCAAGCTGGTATTCAGTGATTTTCAAATCTGATAAGATTGCATGGGGGATGTTGAACAGTGGATATGAAttgttgaaatgttgaataGTGCAACAAGACTAAATATCCAATAAGACACTTCCTTTGTGAACAGATTTTTAGCAGTAGTTTTGAGAAcggtgaaattattttttttttcagcattctaTGGTCATCGACACCAGAAACTCCTCCATCCTTCCCAGGAAAGGTGGCCTGTTGAAGATCCACCAGGTTTTCTGTTCAACACTAATCCAGagcttttttcaaatgctatttgAAAACAGTATGACTTATGACGTGACCAGGTTGACCTTTTTATGTTGTGGTTTTGTAGGAACTTGCTGGTTACACTGGGGGAGACGCCAGTTTCCTGAAG contains:
- the samm50 gene encoding sorting and assembly machinery component 50 homolog A isoform X2 — protein: MGTVHARSLDPLPMQGPELGVQPDDIEAPGIEHEPKQEVLENKDVVVQRVHIDGLGRTKEDLLSYEIAEVFRAKNLIEVMRKSHEARRKLLRLGIFRKVEVVIDTSRGEDALPNGLDVTFEVTELRRMTGSYNTMVGNNEGSMVLGLKLPNVLGRAEKMTFQFSYGTKETSYGLSFFKPQPGNFERNISLNVYKVTGQFPWSSLRETDRGISGELSFPVWNTNQTLKWEGVWRELGCLARTASFAVREESGHSLKSSLSHSMVIDTRNSSILPRKGGLLKIHQELAGYTGGDASFLKEDFEIQLNKTLFWDSVLSASLWGGLLLPIGDKPTSIADRFYLGGPTSIRGFSMYSLGPQSEDMAGDYLGGEGYWAGGLHLYTPLPFRPGKGGFGDLFRTHFFLNAGNLCNLNYGEGPKAHLKKLAECIRWSYGLGIVLRLGNIARLELNYCIPMGVQSGDRICDGVQFGAGIRFL
- the samm50 gene encoding sorting and assembly machinery component 50 homolog A isoform X1 — encoded protein: MGTVHARSLDPLPMQGPELGVQPDDIEAPGIEHEPKQEVLENKDVVVQRVHIDGLGRTKEDLLSYEIAEVFRAKNLIEVMRKSHEARRKLLRLGIFRKVEVVIDTSRGEDALPNGLDVTFEVTELRRMTGSYNTMVGNNEGSMVLGLKLPNVLGRAEKMTFQFSYGTKETSYGLSFFKPQPGNFERNISLNVYKVTGQFPWSSLRETDRGISGELSFPVWNTNQTLKWEGVWRELGCLARTASFAVREESGHSLKSSLSHSMVIDTRNSSILPRKGGLLKIHQELAGYTGGDASFLKEDFEIQLNKTLFWDSVLSASLWGGLLLPIGDKPTSIADRFYLGGPTSIRGFSMYSLGPQSEAGITDMAGDYLGGEGYWAGGLHLYTPLPFRPGKGGFGDLFRTHFFLNAGNLCNLNYGEGPKAHLKKLAECIRWSYGLGIVLRLGNIARLELNYCIPMGVQSGDRICDGVQFGAGIRFL
- the samm50 gene encoding sorting and assembly machinery component 50 homolog A isoform X3 gives rise to the protein MGTVHARSLDPLPMQGPELGVQPDDIEAPGIEHEPKQEVLENKDVVVQRVHIDGLGRTKEDLLSYEIAEVFRAKNLIEVMRKSHEARRKLLRLGIFRKVEVVIDTSRGEDALPNGLDVTFEVTELRRMTGSYNTMVGNNEGSMVLGLKLPNVLGRAEKMTFQFSYGTKETSYGLSFFKPQPGNFERNISLNVYKVTGQFPWSSLRETDRGISGELSFPVWNTNQTLKWEGVWRELGCLARTASFAVREESGHSLKSSLSHSMVIDTRNSSILPRKGGLLKIHQELAGYTGGDASFLKEDFEIQLNKTLFWDSVLSASLWGGLLLPIGDKPTSIADRFYLGGPTSIRGFSMYSLGPQSEGDYLGGEGYWAGGLHLYTPLPFRPGKGGFGDLFRTHFFLNAGNLCNLNYGEGPKAHLKKLAECIRWSYGLGIVLRLGNIARLELNYCIPMGVQSGDRICDGVQFGAGIRFL